The genomic interval TGGCCAAGCCCATGCACGTGGGACACATCCGCTCGACCTTCCTGGGCGATGCCTTGGCCCGCATTGCCCGATTTCTCGGCCACCGCGTCATCAAGGACAATCATCTCGGCGATTGGGGCACGCAATTTGGAATGGTCCTTTACGGTTGGAAACAGGCACTTGACCGGGAATCGCTGGCCCAAGACCCCTTGGCCGAGCTCCTCCGGCTCTATCGCCACGTCAATGCGCTCCTCCAAGCGGACGAAAGCCTGCGCGAACTCTGCAAGGCCGAGCTAGTCAAACTCCAAGCGGGTGACGCGGAAAACCTCTCCATCTGGAAAGAATGCGTGGCAGTTTCCCAAGGCGGCTTAGAGACGATCTACCAAGCGCTTGAAATTCGCTTTGATCACTGGTTAGGAGAATCGTTTTATAATGATCGCTTGCCAGGATTGGTGGAGGAGTTCTTGGCCAAAGGCGTAGCTACCGAATCGGAAGGAGCCATCTGCATCTTTTCTGACAGAGAGGGACCCGAAGAAAAAGACCCCTTTCTCATCCAACGAGAAGGAGAATGGCAGCCGAACCCAGCCATCATTCGGAAAGCTGACGGGGGCTTCCTCTACGCCACGACCGACCTCGCCACCATCGAATACCGCATTCAAGAATGGAAGGCCGATGAGATTTGGTATGTCGTAGGCGCGCCCCAACAGCTCCATTTCCGACAAGTCTTCTCGGCAGCCAGCCGGGCCGGCTGGGAATTCACCGGCACCCACATCGCCTTTGGCTCCATCCTGGGCCAAGACCGCAAACTCATGAAAACCCGCAGTGGGGACAACGTCCAGCTGCAAGACGTTCTCGACGAGTCCATCGAGCGGGCCCGTGCTATCATTGAAGAAAAAAATCCCGACCTCCCGGCTGACGAAAAAGAAGAGATTGCCCGGACGGTCGGTTTGGGCGCCATCAAATA from Verrucomicrobiota bacterium carries:
- the argS gene encoding arginine--tRNA ligase, which encodes MFASLLSQRLREALDQLAAAVPSAKALAVTPAADSRFGDYQSNAALMLAKGLRTNPRQLAAQLIEAIDVSDIAETPEIAGPGFINFRLRPEALAQGLESLAQDPACGVQKVANPQTIVIDFSAPNVAKPMHVGHIRSTFLGDALARIARFLGHRVIKDNHLGDWGTQFGMVLYGWKQALDRESLAQDPLAELLRLYRHVNALLQADESLRELCKAELVKLQAGDAENLSIWKECVAVSQGGLETIYQALEIRFDHWLGESFYNDRLPGLVEEFLAKGVATESEGAICIFSDREGPEEKDPFLIQREGEWQPNPAIIRKADGGFLYATTDLATIEYRIQEWKADEIWYVVGAPQQLHFRQVFSAASRAGWEFTGTHIAFGSILGQDRKLMKTRSGDNVQLQDVLDESIERARAIIEEKNPDLPADEKEEIARTVGLGAIK